Genomic window (Candidatus Beckwithbacteria bacterium):
CCGTAAAATGTAAATGGGTCCCACTGGAATTACATGATGAACCAGTAATAACCGAAGCAATCTTATCACCAGCCTTAACTTCACCTACTTCTTCCTCATCTCCCCGACCAGCAATAATAGCCTGAATCGCTTCAAACTCAGATCTAGCTTGAGACAGCAATGATTGGAAACGTGCCTCATCATTTTTAGTAGCTACCAATAAATCTTGCTTAACTGCTTTTTGTGAAGCCAAAACTGTCTGCTGATTTTGTAAAAAAGTTTGCAGCTCTTCCAGTTCTTTTTGTTTTTCTTCTTTTAAAGCTTTTTGTTTATCAAAGTTTTGCTTAGTCTCTTCCAAGGCGTACATCACCTCTTTATCGTGCATTTGAGCAGCCTGCAGATACTTAACTCTTGAAAGTAGATCACTAAAATCATTAGAGGCAAATAGTAAATAGACTGAAGGCATAAACGAGCGTTTATAGGTTTCTTCGATTCTATTTGTAAGAAGAACTGTAATTTCATCCAAGCTTTGATCAAGCTGGTTGATTTTGACAGCTAAATCCTCAATTTCGCTTGTAAGTACGGCAATTTCTTGCTCTGTTTTAGTAATCCGAGCAGAAGTTAAGTAAATTTGGTTATCCAAAACTGCAATTGTGGAGGCCAGTGTACGCTGTTGGGATTTAGCTTCTTCAATCTTTTGTTCATATTCTTTAATTTTTTCTTCCAGTTCATGCAGTTTATCTCCCTGCTCATCAGCCAATGAACTGGTCGGCAATACTAAAAGCAATAATAGTAAACCAATAAAGCTTAAAAGAATACTAAGAATGATGTTTTGTTTGCGGAAAAGCTTCATAGCGTATCTGTCAACTATTAGCTACTAACTACTTGTGTTATACCCGAAGAAAGCGCCTGACTGCAAGCAAGCTACTAATAGCTCCAACTACCATGCCACCCAAAACCATAACTCCAAGCATAATCAGAAGCAAAGTAATATTAATTGGTAAGGCAATAATATCCTTGAGCCAGTCAATTAAAACTGGAGTAGCATACTGTAAAGCCGTAAACATACCCAGCCAGCCAAAAAACGCTCCTAAAGCCCCATAAAACATCCCTTCAAGTAAAAACGGACTATGAACATACCAGGCTGAAGCCCCTAGTAAGCGCATAATTTCTATTTCCTTCCGTTTATCTTTGACCTTTAAGCCAATAATGACAATCAAAATTAGAATGGATAAAAAGAGCAAAAAGCCAATCATTCCGAGTCCGGTATAACGGACATTTTTAAACCAGCGTGACATTTGGGAAACCACGTCTTCATGATACGCAATGTCAGTAACTTGCGGCTCGGATTCCAAAACATCTTTAAGCTGACCTAGCGAATCAATGTCAGTAGCCGAAATTTCGATAGATGGTGGCAAAATTTTGTAGTCAACCAATTCATTTAAAAGCGGATCATTTTCATTTTTTTCCTTGTAAATTTTTTCAGCTTCCTTGGTTGAAACATAAGTAAAACTACCTAATTTGCCTGTTGCTTCCAGTTTTTGTTTAATTCGATCAATATCTTGATCAGGTAAATCTTTGCCTCGCTCAAAAAAAACAATTACTTGTGGAGCGGCTTCAAAATATTTGAGAATAAGGTGCGAACCAGCTGAAATTAAGACAAAAACTGCTACCGCAAAAAAAGATAGGGCCAAAATCAGCACGGCTATTAAAGCCTGATAAGGCGTACGTCTAACTTGCTTAAACATGGTCGAAATTGAGCTTGCCATAAATATAGTTACGCATCCTTTTTGCGTTTATACTTTTTAGCTTTTTTATCTTCAGCTAACTTACCTTTATCAAGAATCATAACCCGTTCTCCCATAGAGTTGACCATGTCTAAATTGTGTGTAGCTACAATCACGGTTTTACCGCTCCGATTAATCTCTTTTAAAAGTGAGGCAATTTTCCAGGCCGATTCATCGTCCAAATTAGCCGTTGGTTCATCGGCAAAAATCAGAACTGGATCTCCAACCACCGCTCGAGCAATCCCAATCCGCTGAATTTCTCCCCCAGATAACTGAACTGGAAATTTATCAGCTTTATCAGTCAAATCAACCAAATCCAAAACTGCTTCAACTGCTTCTTTAATTTCCTGTGGTTTTTTACCCACGATTTCCATAGCCATGGCAATATTTTCAAAAATAGTCCGGTCCATCAACAGTTTTACATCTTGAAAAGAAGCGCCGATTTGGCGACGAAGCTTGGGTACACAAATCCCTTTTTTATTGCTAATTTCAATATTATCAAGCATGATTTTCCCCTGAGTGGGTCGAAGTTCTCTTAGTAGCAACCGCAAAAAAGTAGTTTTACCAGAACCAGAGGGGCCTACTAAAAACACCATCTCTCCTGGTTCAATTTCGCAGGATACGTTATCTAAAGCCAATGTTTCATCGCCAAATTTATGACTGACTTGATCAAAAACAATAAATGCCATACATATATGGTCATTCCAAACGGGGTCCAGAATGACAAAAGAAGCTATTTCACTACTTCTAATTTACCCACATCCATAAGCCATCCGGCTTTTTGAGCGCTAAAGGTTTCTCCCCAAACTTTGACAGTCCGACCAACAAATTGATCTAAATCAATAACAGAGGAAGTCATATAGATGGTTTGGGAATCACCTCCCGGCCGGACTAGATGATGAGAACCCTCACCGTCTACCCCACCTTTTTCCAAAGTTCCTTCAGCTGTATCTTTAAAAGTTCGTTCATCAGCTACTCCAACTTTAGTTCCAACTGTAATTTCGTCTTTACTAACTTCACGTTGTAAACCTGGCTCATTTCTTAAACCACTAGAACCAACACTACCTCCAGTAAAAACTGCCAGACCATAACCCGTTCCTGCTCCTAATAGTAAAACCACCAATACTAAAACAATAATGGGAAACGGTTTTTTCATATTTGTTCCTTTCGAAGCTCCTTGTGGATCAAGTGGTTTTAAAACTGGATTTGCTGCAACTATTGGAGTAGTAGCTGGCTTGACTGCTTGATTAGTCGGGGTTGTTTGAGTTCTGGGCAAAGTACTTGGAGCTTGATTAGTAACTGGTGTAGGTTGAGCAGTTGGCATAGATTTTTGAAAATGTTTTTTACCAGTTTACTATATCACAATTCATAAACACAGTAACAGAACTGAAGAGCTTAAATTTCATTCTGAGAAAGCTTTTACTACAAACTCACTTCGGCTTGGATAAATTGATCCAGATTACCATCCAAAACACCATCTGGATCAGAAGTTTCAACTCTGGTCCGTAAATCTTTAACCATTTTATACGGATGAAGTACATAAGACCGGATTTGATTACCCCAACCATGCGTTTTATGCTCACCTTTAACAGCTGCTACTTGTTGTTGTTGTTGTTGCTCCTCCAAATCCCACAACTTGGCTTGCAAAAGTTGCATCGCTATTTTGCGGTTTTGGGTCTGGGTTCGCTGAGTCTGACATTCCACGGTAATCCCAGTCGGAAGATGTTTAAGCCGAACTGCGGTAGAAACTTTGTTAACATTTTGGCCACCATGACCGCCAGACCGAAAAGCTTCAAAGCTAATATCTTCCGGCTTGATATCAAGCTGCGTTGTTTCTTCCATAATAGGCAGTATCTCTACGCCAGCAAAAGAAGTTTGACGCAAGTTATCAGCATTAAAAGGGGACAAGCGGACTAGTCGATGCACTCCTTGCTCGTGTTTTAGGTAGCCATAAGCAAATCTGGCTTCAATTAAATAGGTGACACTTTTAATACCGGTTTCCTCACCTGGTCGCAGATCTATCAAGATAGCTTTCCATTCTTTTTTTTCAAAATAGCGCATATACATGCGCTGGAGCATGGCTGCCCAATCACAAGCTTCAGTTCCTCCCTGGCCAGCATGAATCGACAAAAAAGCAGCTCCTTTATCATATGTTCCAGAAAAATACGTTTGGATTTCCAGCTTTTTGAGAATGGTTTCAGCTTTGACTAAATCTGTTTCTAACAGTTTTTGATCATCTTGGGAAAGATCGTCTCCCACCATTTCCAGATTTTCTAAACCTTCAACAAGCAATTTTTTGACTAAATCAATTTGCTCTATATCTTCCCTAAGCTGATCCAGGTTTTGCATTTTTTGTTGGGCAGCTTGGGAATCCTGCCAAAAATCAGGAGCACTAGCTTCTGCTTCCAATTTTGCAAGCTCCAGTTTCATAGCTGACAAATCAAGCTTGTCGATTAAAATATTGGCTTTTTGATTAAGATCTTGGAATTTATCTGATAATTCACTCATGAAGCTATTTTAACATCATCCTGCTTACGCGTCTTTAATCTTCCTCCAGCCAGTCTTTACAAATTTGTTGGTACATTTCTTTCCGTAGCTCTTTTTTGATCTCCTCTACTTTCTCAGCTGGTAGGTCTTTTACATCCTGTAATTTTTCATTAACTTTTTTCTCAACTGCATCTGAAGCAGCTTGTGATGGGTCATCACTTTTTGCTAAATCAGTAATAGTTTCAGAAATTGGTAAGTCGGCTTGTTCGACTTGATTGGCAAAATCAATCGTGGTTTGAGTAATAGCTGGTCCCAAGCTACCGGCTTTATCCCAAGTTGTTCCTAAAACCTGTCCAAAAACCGGCATTCTTCTAGCCGGATTAATCACCATGTCTTCAAGTTGGCTAGGGAAAAACAAGCGGCCAATAGCTATGCCTCCAAGAATAAATAATAGGATGTTTTTGAAAAAAAACTGAACTACTTTGGGAAGCTTCATACAAGCTAGTATACAGCCTCAGCTATAGACATGGGAGCAATACTTTGGTCAACAAATTGCAAATCTATTCGAAAAGATTTAAAAGGAACTTGGCCAATAGTTTGATTTACATAGAAACGGTTACCATTAGCTTGACTTAATTGACCTAAGTCAACATCTCCATCCTCCATAATTCCAATGAGATGATAGCTGGTATCAGTTTGAACCTGGTCTAAATCAATTGCAGCCTCAATATACTGATTGCTATTTGCATAACGAATAGTAATGTCACCAATTTTTTGTGATGAAGCAAGAGATATGACTTCTAAAACTTTGGTTCCAAATGGATCTTTAGATGTTTCAGCAAGATATATATTGGCTTGTTGTGAGGTTCGGCTTTTTACCCAGATTCCCCCAACCGCAGTAAAAATTATGGTTAAAAATATAATAAAAACAATTTGATATTTACTCATAGTTTTACTTTCCACCTGACCAAAAAGCAAAATTATTACCTACTTGATCAAGTGGTAGGATTTTTTGAGATGATAACTGCCATAAGCCAGTGCTTTCTTGGCAATGAGTTTTATTCTGATACTTAATTAAAGCAAATTTTTGATCAGCCGAAAAGAGATATTGATTAAATTCAATCGGAAAACTAGTCAAATAAGCCGGAGAACTAAAACTCTGATTTTTTTCTAGCTTGCCATTTTTAAGGGCATATACATAGAGCTGATGGCTTTTAATTTCATTATGGGTATCGCTACCTGCAAAACAATCTTTTATAAAATCAATTTGGATTCCTTCTTCTTCCTCTATGGCTATCTGATCATGTGCGCTAATACCTCTAAATATCCCCATATCTAAACTATCACTTATTTTCCCAGTCCCAATATCAAATACCGACATCCCTTGCTGGCCAGTAAAAACAATATGTTGGTTATCTTGTGAAAAAGCTATAGCCACATCATTAACCACCACCTTGGGAAATAAATTGACGCTCTCTACTCCGTTGACAATGACCGCTAAAGCCGTTGGTTCACTGCCTTTGTTCGGTTCAATATTTTGATATGTAAACCCAATAAAATTAGCATCCGGACTAATAAAGGGCACATAAACCGTCATTGTCAAATTACTGGTCAGTTTTTTTAAATTAAAATCAATCAAACTATAACGGTATAAAGCCCGGCGACGATAATTATCCCGAGCATCACGATCGGAAGTAAAAAGAATATATTCCCCACTAGCAGCTACAACAGGAGGAGTTTCAACTCCAAAACTACCATCATTTTTTTCTAAAGGGACATAATATTTTTCAAAATGTTGACCATTTTGGATATAGAGCTTATCAAAAACAAAGCTACGACCAATAGTCTTTTTTTGCCAAAAATAAATCCGACCATCTGCTAGCATTCCTGGATAATACATTTCTGTACCTTTAATAAGAACTGTTTTGCTTTTGGCATCTGGGCTAAGCGCAAATAGGTTTTGGTTATCGGTAAAAATAATACTGTTGCCAATATCACTGGCATCTATAGTCACCTGGCTTACTTCATGCAAAACTGGCTCGGTAATGGGTTCTTCTTGTTCTTGCTTGCGTTCTGGCACATAGCCCTTACGATTTAAAGCAATAACAACCAAAACAAAAATAAGTACGCTACCAATGCCAAAAATATATTGTTTTAATTTGATTTTTTGTCTCATACACTCGGATGATCTTTGCGCCAATATAAATAAATCATACCAGTTGCTGCTGATAAAATAGCAATTCGGTATAAAAAGCCAATAACTGGCATAAATCCTAATAGTAAATAAACTATTATGCCAGTTATGAGTGCCCAACCTCGGCGTTCACCAAGACCTAAACTTTGGAGCAAAAAACGACCAACCAATAAGCTGCCAAGAATTTTTGCCAAAAATAGTAATACCCAATAAAGCAAAGCGGTAATAATCGCAAATGGAATTCCTAAAATAGTAATTACCAGCAATGCAATCAGCAACGGAATTACAATGAGAATTAGCAATCCTTTACCAAAAAGGTGTACGTAATTAAGCTCTAAAGTGCTCAACATATCACCAAACTGTTTAGGAAAGATTTTTAGAAGAATTAATCCTAAAACCAATGCAAACATTGCCTCAATAGCTCTGCCAACCATAAAAACCTGATTTATTATCCTACCAACATTATGAACTCGAACTGGATTAAATTTATAACGATATAGTTGGTCTGGAATGTAGCGAATTTCTCCGGAAATACTAGCTTGTGGAGCAATAGTAGCTTTATTGGGTGAGCGATAGGTCAAGCTTTTAGCTGAAAAATCAGGCTCAACTGTAATAGTTTGAGCAGTAATATCCCAATTATCTTGACCAAGACTATCAGCCAAAACTGAACCAGCTGCTACCACTACTTTGCCATCGATTTGACCAAAAATTTCAGTTTGTCCGGCTGCAACCACTAAAGACCGATGTAAATGGGCATTTGAACCAATTCTGATTTGGCCACCAAGAGCGGTCACATTACCTAAAACTTCACCATTAATAGAAACAGTTCCTCCCAAAACCCGCACATCTTGTTCAACTACACCTTGAATTTCAACTTTACCACCAGCCACAAGAAGATCTCCTTGTACAACGCTATCTATATACACATCGCCCCCTCCTAAATAAGCATCATCAGTAATGGTTTTACCAATAACATGAACTGACTTGGCTCCTTCGAGAAAAATTCCTTCATGAGTATTTTCTTGAGTTGTCTCCATTTGAGCAGCCACATTTTGAGCCGCAACTGGAGATGGCAATAAAAGTAATACAATAGCAATAATAATTTGGGAAATTTTTATCATATATAAATCTTTTTTGTCCACTTTTTTAAAACGCAGCTATCAAGAAGCTGTTTTGTGAATTCCTTAATAAAGTGTCTTCTGCATTCCTCTGAGGGAAGCTTAGAAGACATAAATAAACAAAACAGATTCCTGAAGACCGTTTTATAAAGTGGCAGTTTCTTTTTGCCTATTTCCTTTGCTGTCAAAGAAAATAGGCTATTAAAATATTTATTCTAAAAAATTAGTTATATTTATAGTAATCGACTCCAGCATTTCAGTCTAGATTTAGTTGAAGGTAAAAACTTGATCCTGATCAAGCCAACGTTTTGCCTGCATAGTTTTACCATTTTCAATCAATTCAACGCTGTACCAAAAGCCTGGAATTCCTGACTGTTTTACTACCGTAAGCTGATATGGATAGTTTTGATTTTTAGGTAAAACATATGACAAAGAAACAGTGCTTTGCTGCTGAAAAGAAACGGGCACAAAAAATCCCAATTCCTGCAACCCCTCATCAATTCTAACTTTTCGACTCAAATCGGCGGCGGCAATTGCCTGACCATCAACTTGGACTTGAGGTAATTTAGCTTGAGCAGGCAGTAAAATTCTAAGGTAATTTTTATAGTTTCCGCCCCAAAATTTAGGAGGCTGAGGATTAGCCGCAATACTGTGATTTTCAACAAGATAGTCAACTGAAACCTGATAAGCTTTTTCTTGCTGAGTCACAATTTGTGTAGCTCCCCGCATAATGCAACAATTGGCTTTATTAGCCCCTAAATTAGCCTCCACAAAAAAGAGGTAGTCTGAGCTCACCCTATCATCTTTTGGTAGCTTTAATTCACCAGACCAACCCTGAGCTCGAGCCCAAGCTTGAAGGGTTTGATCTTTAAAATAAAATTGGATATTTTTTTGTTTTAAATGTTTAGCTATGACATCTAAAATCTGTACTAGTTGATCAGCACTTGCATGTGAGGCTGCAAAAAATAACTGCTTAGATAGAGCTTGCAAAAAATCTTTTTTTTGGGTTGAGCCAGGGAAAAAATCACGTTCAGCTTCATATTGGGCAATACTATAGATATTGTCGCCGGTAATTTCTTGGCCATAATCAGCAACCTTAATTGGGCCCAAGATATCTACAACATCTTCCAAAACTTCTAGATTTAAGCCAATAATGCCGTCACCAGGATCAACCCCTCCTTTTTCAAAAAACCAGGTCATGGTTTCGCTGGCTTTAGCAAAATTAGGATCCCAGTTACTATCTCGTAATCGCCACCACCCCTGACCAAAAGCTTCCTGAATCGGTTCTGGCGGATTCACATGCCCGGCAATCGCCCCATCAGGCACATAAATATCTTGAACTAAGTAATTAGTAAGTCTGGCTTTTTGAAACGTTAACTGGCCATAAGATCCGATAAAACCGCCCGTTGGCCTAATTTCCCGATTATTTTGCAGTAAAACAGTATATTTTTTAGGCTCCCAAAACCCTAAAAATTGCGGCGCAATTTGCATAAAACTTTGGATTGTTCCTTGGTAAGTTTCTAATTCGGTCAATTTTTGAGTTAATGCGTTGAGGTTTTTTTCTTTTCCAGTTATTGAAGCCAAGAAACGAATAGTGGGATCAGTTAGTATATGCTGCATTTCTTCAAACTTATTTAGGAGAGTTGTAGTAGCTTGGGATAATGCTCGCCAAGCTGTTTCATTTTGAGCTTCAGGATTATCTAACACATTGCTAAAAAAAGTTTCACTACTGTCTTTTACTTTTTTAAGCTCCAAGCTTATGTTGCTAATTTGATATATTGTCGTAAATGGAGCAAAACCAATGGGAGTTTTTTGGGTCCAAACTGTAGCTATTTGTAATATTTTTGCCTGATTGGCAGCTTTATCCAGAGAACCATTTTCCAGATTTTTTAAAAACCAAATACCCAAAACTACAACTGTCAATACATAAAGAGCTACTACACCTACTATCGAAATAAAACCTATAAAGAATACTTTTTTTCTGGACATAGCGCTACCAAGAATGTGTTTTTATGATATCATTCAAAATAGATTAGGCTCATTGCAAAATAAAAAATGTTACAAAAACGAAGAATTTTTGTTCAATTTTCTAGGAAATTAAACCGATAGTACTTAATGTACTTGAGGTGTTAAGTGACAAAGAAAATTGACAAAAAGACAAGTTAGTGTGCGTTTGCTTATTTTGCAATAAGTCTAGTTATTATGGCTACTGTTATCATTTCATTTCTAAAAGATATAGGCAAGACACTCCTAAAACTCATTCGCAGCTTATTGCTGAATGTGATTGTTTTAGGTTTAATCTTTTTCTTGCTATTCATACTTATTACAGCTGTAATACCTCAGAGTCAAACCGGCTTAGGCTATTTTAAAGAACAAGTGGTTCGTAATGAAGGCGGTGAGGCTAAAATTGCAGTCATTCCTCTTTCTGGTTTAATTTTGTCAGATAATGCTACTGATTTACTATCTGCTGGTTCTGAAATTATTTCTCCAACCAAAGTCCGTAATGCCCTTTTGCAAGCTCAAGCCGATCCAATGACTAAAGCAGTGATTTTTGATCTCAATTCGCCAGGCGGTTCGCCGGTTGCTTCTGATCGGATTTTTGAAGAAGTTGTCAATTTTAAGCGTCAAACTAAAATTCCGGTTGTTTTTCTGCTCGGTGATTTGGCAGCTTCTGGTGGATACTATATTGCTTCATCAGCTGACTTTATTGTAGCTAATCCAGCCACACTAACTGGTTCGATTGGAGTAATTTTGGAAAGCTATAACTTGCAGGGTTTATATGAAAAAATTGGCATCGCTAAAGAAACATTTAAACAAGGGGAGTACAAAGATATGCTCAGTGATTCCAGACCAATTACCGAAGAAGAACAAGCTATCATCAATACACTCAATGAAAATACCTTTGATTTATTTATTAGCCGAGTTGCCGAGGGCAGAAATCTACCCGAAGCTGAAATCAGAAATCTAGCTACCGGCCAAGTCTACACAGGCAAACAAGCTAAAGACCTTAAACTGGTTGATAGTTTGGGTAATTTGGATGAAGCGGTTTATCAAGCTAAAACCCTAGCTGGTCTAGACCGCTTTCAAGTCGTGGAGTACCAAAGTGGTTCTTTTTTGCAAGAGCTGTTTGGCCAAGTCAAAACCAGCTTTTTACCACAACTTTCCCTCAGATCTTTTTTGATCCTTTCACCTACTATTTCCCAGAAATTTTAACTAGTTTTTTAGTTCGCATCACTTTTCTTCTAAAACCTTTGACAATAATTGCAGCCGCATCTTCAACTGAAAAATAATTTGTATTGACGACTAAATCATAATAATGGGCTTTGGCAATATTTTTACTGAAAAATTTGTAAACAAAGTCATGTCTGATACGCATATATTTATCTATGGTTTCCCGAGCTTGCCTGGTTGTTTTATTTTCATATTTTTTGGCACATGTAATTAAAACCTTACGTGGAGCCGTTATTCTCACTCGGAAATTGCTCATATATGGCAAGACAAAATTGATTCCTGAGCCCAAAATTACAGCCGGTCGTTTACTGGCAATTTCAATTACTACTGAAACCAAATTTTTAATAAAGGTTTGATCCGAAACACGTTTAAGACCCAAAAACGTTTCAATAATTGATTCCATAGGTGGCTGAATTTGCTCATCCATTAATTTTTTTAAAATCTTAGGATCAACCCCGGTTTTAACAGCCACCAATTTTGTCAGTTGTTTTTTATCATAAAGTTTGACTCCAAGTTCTTGTGCAACTAGCTTAGCTATTTCTCGGCCACCACTACCAGGATCACGGGAGATAGTAATTGTAGGATAAATCTTGTTTTTAAATGTTTGTTGCTGAAGTGATTGCAAAACTCGTTGATAACTAAGATTTTGAGAAATCAAAGGCTCATAATTCATCATAGAAAGTCAAGATAAACTGAGCCTAAAATAAGTAAGTTACTCTAGTAAGGTCAGCTCATCTCCTTATGTTTTTTATAAGACAAGCTGCAAACAGCTAAATTGTTGACAATATAGCAATTTTTGGGCCCCAAACAAGCATTATTAAATACGTATATTATAGGAATACAGTGTTATAACTGGTATAATACCTCCTTGTAATTTGTGTTTTCTTGTCAATATAATGGAGCTAATATGGAATTTGACAAATTAGTAGTCTCATTTCTGGTTGATGAAGTAGTGGGTGGCTTTTTTATCTCTGTTCCACCTGGTCATATTGCCTGTGTCTATGATCGAGGTTATGGGGTCTTAAATAAAACCTGGGGACCAGGACTACATCTTAAAATCCCTTTTTGGCAGGTAGCTAAGCTTTTTAATGCTCAAATTCTGGAATACCATATTAGTGATGAGTTTAAGGATGAGCAAAAAGAAGCTTTGGGTAGTAAGGCTATCAATGCGGTAACCAAAGATGGAGTTACGGTTAGAATTGATGGCTCAATTTTATTTAAAATTGATAAGAGTTCAGCCCCGGAAATTTGGGAAAATATTGGTGAAAATTTTGTTTCCAAAGTTGTTCGTCCTACTTCCAGTAGTAAAATTCTGTCAGTAATTTCTGAAATTACATTTGACCAACTTTCAACATACCGCAATCAAGTCGAGCAAAAAATTAAAGAAGAAGTTAGTAAAAGTTTTGCTGACAAAGGTTTAGTTTGCGAAGGCTTTTTACTTTCTGAAGTTGCTCGCAAATCTGCTCATAAAAAGGACTCAAAATAATTTTATTGTTTTCCTTTTTCTTCTCTGTTAATTAATCCTTGAACGATACTAACAATTTGTGATGACCGCAACAAAGCAAAGGCATGATGACCAGCTCTCTCAGCTATTAAGACAGTTACTTTACTAGATTCAGGAAACAAAGATAAAACATCTGCTTTTGTGCCTTTAAGACCAAGAGGTCTATCTTTAGCACCCAATATCACAATAACTTGAGATTGTATTTCAGCCAATTTCGAATTTAGTTTTGACATGGCTATTACTTCTTGCCTAAGGTGTTCTGGATATCCAAAACCGTCCCGCTCAATCTGTTTAGATAAACCTTTAGCAATATCCCAAGCCGCACACAAAGACTGAAGAACCTTACCATGCCAATCTTTTTCTCCTTTAGGGTTAATTCTTTTATGTCTTTCTCGTATTAGATCAGGAATTGTTTCCACTAATGTATCTAAACCAAAATTGAACGCTAACTTGATTGGATGTTGTTCTGAAATTCCTATTGGAGCTAACAAAATAAGTGCTTCTGGTTGATTATGTAATCTTTGCAGTGCTATGGCAAATTCTGCAGCATAACCTCCTCCTTTAGAATAACCGATTACAATTGGATTTTTAATACCTTGTTTTTCTAAATACTCGGCTGCTACCTGAGCCTCATCTTCTAAATGGTGTTTTAAATGATATCCATCACTTCTTCTCTCAGAGGTTGTTTTAGCAATTACAACCGGACAGCCAAATTTATCTGCTATATTTTGCAACAATTCTTTATACGAAGAAGGTAATTCCTCATCAATCTCTATTCCCCATCCTGGAAAAAACACTACCGATTTCTCAGAATTACCAATCTCAACCGAAGGAAGGACTTCTTGTATATTCAGTCTAATTTCTGAGTCAAAATGAAGTATATGGATTTTTTCTGAGATAGGACCTTTTTCAACCATAAAATAATGGTTCAATTTTATTGAAGTAATTTACCAGCTAATAGTTACTAATTTGCTTCAAAGATCTATAAGCCAGGTTCTGTTATCGACTGTGATTTCTCTAAGCTCTCTAACTTTGATTCGTCCCACCAAAGCGGGATCGGGAAAACATCCTAAACGAATCAGTCGAAGATTGCAGCCGGGAGGATTGCCACAGTTCCAGGTTTTCAAACCTAGAACGTCTGACTATTAGTCAGCGTTTCACTTTCTCACTCCACCAAGGCGGAGAGAAATTCGTCACTGTTGCTCTGACTTGCCCCCCGCCTAAATATGCAATTTTTGACGGGGGGAGCGCATTTACATACGCCACCGTGTTTTCTGCTGCCTGGACTTTCCTCTCAA
Coding sequences:
- a CDS encoding cytidylate kinase-like family protein translates to MMNYEPLISQNLSYQRVLQSLQQQTFKNKIYPTITISRDPGSGGREIAKLVAQELGVKLYDKKQLTKLVAVKTGVDPKILKKLMDEQIQPPMESIIETFLGLKRVSDQTFIKNLVSVVIEIASKRPAVILGSGINFVLPYMSNFRVRITAPRKVLITCAKKYENKTTRQARETIDKYMRIRHDFVYKFFSKNIAKAHYYDLVVNTNYFSVEDAAAIIVKGFRRKVMRTKKLVKISGK
- a CDS encoding alpha/beta hydrolase; this encodes MVEKGPISEKIHILHFDSEIRLNIQEVLPSVEIGNSEKSVVFFPGWGIEIDEELPSSYKELLQNIADKFGCPVVIAKTTSERRSDGYHLKHHLEDEAQVAAEYLEKQGIKNPIVIGYSKGGGYAAEFAIALQRLHNQPEALILLAPIGISEQHPIKLAFNFGLDTLVETIPDLIRERHKRINPKGEKDWHGKVLQSLCAAWDIAKGLSKQIERDGFGYPEHLRQEVIAMSKLNSKLAEIQSQVIVILGAKDRPLGLKGTKADVLSLFPESSKVTVLIAERAGHHAFALLRSSQIVSIVQGLINREEKGKQ
- a CDS encoding prohibitin family protein — protein: MEFDKLVVSFLVDEVVGGFFISVPPGHIACVYDRGYGVLNKTWGPGLHLKIPFWQVAKLFNAQILEYHISDEFKDEQKEALGSKAINAVTKDGVTVRIDGSILFKIDKSSAPEIWENIGENFVSKVVRPTSSSKILSVISEITFDQLSTYRNQVEQKIKEEVSKSFADKGLVCEGFLLSEVARKSAHKKDSK